The genomic region AATTTCTCCCAATTATTAAAAATCCTTAATATTACAAAAAGCTCTCTTTACACTCACCTACAAGTGCTGGAGGAAGGTGGATACATAAGGATGATCAAAAAGTTTACAGCCGTAGGTCCTAGAACTTTCATAGAAATAACTGAAAAAGGTAAAGAAGTAATGAAACAATATTCAATGCTTGTGAATAAAATGTCAGAGAAAAAATGAGAGAATCCATAAAAATCTAGGAATATTTAGCGGAATTCTCTTGGCTCTAAATTGTTGGAAGCTCAGAAATACTTTTATATATAATATATGCATATATGCATACATATGCCAAAAGTTATAACTATTTCTGACGACGTTTATGAGAAGTTATCTAAACTTAAAGGTAGTAAATCATTCAGTCAAGTTATAAATGAATTAATTGAATATTATAATAATAGTAGAAAGGGGAGAGTAGAAGCTTTAGATTTGATATTTGGAATACTTAGCGAAGAAGAGGCTAAAGAACTGGAGAAAGATGTAGAAGAATTTAGGAAGAGTTTCAAAGTGAGGGAATATGGTAGTACTTGATTCCAATATAATAATTTCAATAATGAAAGGGGATAAGAATTTGCTTAATTTTATAAGAAATAATTTTAACAACATTTCAACTACTGTGATAAACGTTTATGAAATTATGAGAGGTAAATACGTCAATAACCTATTAGAAGAATTTTTTGAATCAAATTATAATTTATCCCTTAACATTAGATGCAGTGAAGATTGCTTCAAACATATATAAAACCTTAAGGAGCCTAGGTAAAATTAAGAGCGATTCAGACATATTGATAGCCTCAATTGTTAAGGCAAATAACGAAGTATTATTAACAAAAGATAAAGATTTCCAAGATATTAGGGATTTAGGAGTAAACATAGAAATAATTTAGTGAGAAAAATAATTTATTTTGAATAAATATCGTTCACGATACTCCTCTCTTATCGGAACTTTAGTTATTTTCCTCTTTATTGCGTCCTCAACTGCGCTTGTAACTGCTGCTGCAGCAACTCCTACAGGGATCTCTCCTATCCCTTTTTCACCGAAAGGAGTATAAGGAGACGGAGTAGGAACTAGATTTACCTCGAACTCCGGCATTTGGTCAGCAGTAGGCAATCCATAGTCAGAGAGGCTTAAAGTCAACAACTGTCCGTTCTCGTAAACGTAACTTTCGTAAAGAGCGACAGAAACACCAATTGCGGAACCTCCAATTACTTGCTCCTTAACTACTTCCTCGTCTAGAGGTGTGCCTGGATCTAGGTAAACTACCAACTTCACTGGCTTAATTAACCCCGTCTCCTCATCAACCTTAACTACAGCAACGTCACAAGCGAAAGGATAGGCAATAAACCTTGTCTTCCCTTGTTGAGAATAGACGTAAGAAACTTCTTCCTGTAAGGAAGTTATAGGAATTTTCTCCTCGCCTCTTATCAGAAAGCCGTCCTTATATTCTGCATTATATTTTCTCTTCAGCTTACTAACCAACTCTTCGACTGCACCTTTGATTGCCCCAGCTAAAAATACGGCCATCCTGCTTCCTCCAGGACCGAAGCTCGAAGGAGATTCGTTACTGCTGAGTAGCTCTACCTCAACAGCCTCTGGAGGAATTCCTAAAAGCCTAGAGACTAACAACTTTCCAACGTGTTCATTACCTTGACCTTCAGGTCCATAGCCTATACCGAGTATTACTTTACCCTTCTTTATTGATAGTTTTACTCCCTCCTGTCCAGAGGGTGTGCTCGGATCAGTAGAACAAGCTAAACCTACTCCGTAACCTTTTTCCCTCAAACTCCACAAGTCCTTTCTAGATAGCGCAAGATCAAGTAAATTTCTAGGATTACCGGAATCGTAATGAGCATAAGGAGCGTCATAAGGGAAGGAATCTATTAAATTCTTCCTCCTCACCTCGTGTCTTTCCATTTTAAGCTCATCTGCAATGAAATCCATTACCCTTTCTAAAGCCCAAGTATGAGGAGGAGTTCCTGCTCCTCTAAACGCTCCCGGAGGGTTCTTATTAGTAGCAACCAAACTAACGTCGTACCTTATGTTCTTCACTTTATATGGCCCTGCTAGAATTCCTGTAGGTTTAAAAGCTTGCCCATTATAGAGTGAAGCTCCTATATCTTCCCAGATCTTAAAGTCAAGGCCGGTGACTGTCCCATCTCTCTTAAAGTAAGCCTTTATTCTGAACTTCCTTTCCGGACCGGAGCTGTTAGAGGCCATTAAGTGCTCACTTCTAGTTTCTATCCACTTAATAGGGATGTTGAATTTAAGGGAGGCAAGTCCTAGGACTATAGCATATCTAGTTACGGAGAACTTGGAGCCAAAACTTCCTCCGTGCCTTGTCGGGACTACTTTTACCTTAAAGTACTTGGAGATTTCATTACTCTGAAATTGAGGTGCTTGAACGTTTGATATTATTGTAACTTCATCACCTTGAGGAATTGAAATTACTCCGAAGGTTTCTATAGGATTTCCAGAAGACCTACTCCAATATAGAGAGACTTCTAGTTCTTCGTCGTCTTTAGGCATTTCTCCGTACTCAAAAGTTTTCTTATAAACCTCATTAGTTCCTACTTCATCAAATACTAGAACGTCGTTTTTAAGCGCTTCATCTACATTACTCACAGGAGGTAATGGTTCGTAATCTACGGAAACTTCCTCAGCTAGGTCTGTTGCCTCATAAGGGTCTTTTGCTATTACCAAAGCTATGGGTTCACCCACGTATCTTACCTTTTTAAAAGCTAATAGGGACGAAATCGATGAGCTTCCTTCTTGCTCTTCCTTCCCTTTAAGGTTAGGTAATGATAATAGATCCTCGGCAGTTAATACTAATGCACCTTTCCTCCTTGCGCCTTCCACATCAACTTTCCTTAAGATAGCGTGAGGATATTGACTCCTTACGAATACTCCGTAATAACCTGAGAACGGAATATCGTCTACGTAATTTCCTTTTCCTTTTATTACATCTTCAAGATCAAGCCTTCTCATAGGTTAGTTTCATACCATACATAAATAAACTTAGCTTTTCCCGCGATCAAATGAAATTATAGTAAAGAAAACTAGCAATGCTATAGCCTAGCACTTAAAACCTTAAGGCGATACATGAAATCATTATTTAAGTCAGTCCTTCGCGAGTTCTTCACGAATTCAGAGGGGACGGACTTTCATCACCATAAAAACCTTTGATGGTCTATATTTAAATGAAATATAACATAATACGATAAAAAGCAAGCCGTATTTCTTACGGTATAGTGGCCTTGATTACAAACTTAAATTTTTCTATTAAAAAGTTTCTAACATAACTTTAAATGTCACCGCTTGTAATGTAGTCCATGTATAGAAACGAAATAGTCATAAACGCAGGCAGGTCATCATTACTAGGAGTATTAACAAATCCTTTCTTCATCTCTGGAATAGTTGGGCACGTAGGAATTCTGAGAGTTAAGGATAAACAAAAAGGAGATTACGTAACCCCGGAATTCTTAAACTCCCCTGAAGACGACTTTCAAGTGGCTTACGTTTTCGGCACACCTGAAAACTATAACGTTTCTCTAGGTTACATGGTAGGGCCGGAAATTTTTCCGGGGGAGGTAAAATATAAAGGAGGGACATTTGACGGAAAGTTTGAGTGGGAAGTCTCTTTCTTCCTCACGCCTATTGACGATAATAAGACAAGATTATCAATTTCGGTTAATGCAAAGTATAAGACCTCGATGTTGGCTAGGATATTCGGAAGGAGCGAGTTCGACCTAGCATTTCACATAGTTGAAGGTCACTTTATTCCTTTCTTCAAGTTCTACTTTAAACCTTCGGAGGAGATTGAGGTTAATAAAATAGAGATTGCGAGCGAAGAAGGGGAGGCAAACGAGGTTATTGCGAAATTCAAGGAAATTGTGCCAAAGTTAGAGGCGGGGATGATAAAAATCTCTGGGAAAAACTTGGAGTGCCTTGTAATAGTGATCAATAAGGACATAAGGAGAGTTACTTGCCTTGCAGGAAACGATTTAAAGACAGGAAGTGACGCGCTTTCCTTACTCCTCCTTTATAACGGTGAGCTAAAAATGAAAGCTTATCAACTACAGCTTGAGGATTTAATAGAAAAAATTGAAGAATAACCCTTATTTTCGTTTTATTCTGAATATAGGGGTAAATCCGACTCCTCATTGCTCTCACCATCGATTCGGGTCTCATTTAGAAGTCAGGGTAGTCAGAGAGTCCCAGAGAGATCATAGCCAAGCTCTAGTCCCTTAAGAGATACTGGTTGCTCCCCCCTCAGTCCTATTCAGTAAGGAGCGTCGTTAGCATCACTAAAAGATTTAAACACAGGGCTATCCATCTGGCGAGGCTTTCCGCCCCCTCTTTGTAAACTTGGGATATACTTAAGTATCTTACTCTTGTTATTATTATTTCATACAATTATCTTTTATTAATTATTTTGCCCTTCTTATTTCAATAATATATCATAAATTTATATTAAAATAATTTCTAACTTAAAATGTATGTGTTTTGACCTTCTTCAGGGAAGCACGTCTCGCAAAGACTACCATTACTATAGTACCATAAAATTCCGTTTATATATGGAGGAGTAAACGATGAACTGCATACAAAGTACCAGTAACCTACTGCATATAAACTATCGCAATTCTTAATTACCTTACATATACACGATGTATCATTGTAGAGAAAACCGTTATTATATACAGTCTTCTCTATTTCGTCAAATCCGGTTAAACTTGATGATTTACTTTTCAAAACTTCAAAGAATGATTGACTTATACCGTTTACTAAATTTTTGCAACCGAATTTTGCAATTAATGTGTATCCGTTTTCTTCACTAGGTACTAGTATTGTATCACTAGCTATAATTCCTTTAGTATTATATAGCGTAATACATAATTGCATAGAATTAGCTGATTGTGCACCACTTACAAAATCTAGGAAATAGCAACATCCCTCTTTTATTTCACCAATTAATTCGCGTGTGTATGTACCTTTATTACAGACTATGCATACACAGAGTTTACTACTACACTCATAAAATATTATTGAAAACTCTTTTCCTGTAGTACCAGTAGGCACTAATGTATCGTTTAGAAGAATTGACTTTTGTGTGGAAGTAAAAATTTCCTTAAACCATAATCCCATTTGAAAATCAGTTTGACTTATTACGACATGAGGAGCTTTAACGTTAGTGGATTTACTACAGCCAATATAACTACCGCTGGAAGTTAATATGTAAACTCCTAAGCCTTCTCCAGAAGGGTTTACATATGTGAAGTCTAACCTATACCACTTCCCTTGATAATAATAAAGTATCCAAATTACTACGATCTGACCAGGTTTTACTTTTGCTAAAAGTTCATAAGTTTCGTTAGAAGTAATGTTGAAAGCATATACTGAAGCTTTGCCTAAAAGTTTACACTGCTGTGGTAAGTATATATCACAATTTATAATAAAGCTCTTAATTTGTGAATAACAATTTTTGCCAGACGAAAGTATTACTGCGTTTTGTTGAGAATTAGGTATATAAAGGCAAATGTTTTTCTGCGGGTATGTAACAAAAGGTACTAAAGTAATCTTAGGAGTTATGGATTTTATCCAAATTAAATAGCTTACATTAAAACATTTAGACTAAGTGGTATGGTCTTTGTTCCATTTAGTGCAAAGGCGGTAACGTAAACTGGTATTTTTCCTGCTGGACCAGATATTGTTACAGTGTTAATTGAAGTATTGGGATTTAAGAAGAAGAAGTTTGCCTCTCCGGTCAAAATTAATATGGGGGAAGAAGATACTTTACTAGGTAATGGTAATGGTATATTAGTATCACCTGCGATTACAATTGAATTATTAAGTAATGGGCACCATGTGTTACCATTAAAGTAATAAATTTGAGTAATATTAAATCGACTAGATGTTGTAGTAAATAAGAAATCTAAGCTAGGATCGCTAGGTGAAGCGTTATAATAAATGTTAGGTTCTCCCCTATATACTTGTTGCTTTTGGTAACATTGTAGTTGATTATAAAGTATTTTTTGCACACTACCTTGATCGAAATAAACTGGCTGGGAATTAAATATTATAAAAGCTGGTACTAATACACTCATTATAATTATTAAGAGCATAATGAGGAATACTACAGTTGATATGCCTTTCATGTGCTAGGCACCCCCGTAAAAGTATAGTCTATTCTGAACCAATATCCGCTGGAACAATAAAGAATCCAAATTACAACGATACAAGATGAAGAACTTATTCCTCCAACCTGTATAGTAACTGGAGTGTTAGATGGAACAGAATAAGCGGTAATTGGCGAATCATAGAGAATTTTTCCATTCACACAATAAATTTGAGAGTCTATATTAATTTGCTTAGCCAACTCTCCGTTCGGCATATATACTGTGAAAGAGGAAGTAGATGAAGGAGTAATAATTCCTACATCCTGCTCATAAGTTGAGCTTATAGGAAATACGAATATGGAATAATTACCATTATAAGAAGGATTATAAAGTTCAATAACTACACTTCCCTCAGAGCCAGAAATCAATAGGGGCCCTGTGGAAATAGTAGAGGACGAGGATAATGAGCTTGCGGACTGTTCAGCAATGCTGAATGCCTCGCGGGGTGCAAAATAAGAGAAAGTAAAACCTAAGATAACTAAGCCTATAACAACAACTGCTATAAGTAATATAAAATTATCAATAACCGAATCAGCCATATCTATGGAATATGGTTGGAAAAACTTATATATAAATTTTGACTAAAATTCTTATGCAGAATTCTGTTACCGGCTCTATCTTGTTAATTGCTACTATTGTAGCATCTTTGTCAGTATTTGGAATTTACTTTGCTTATACTTCTGTTTATTCTCCACAAGTTGCTAATCAAGAGTACTTAATTTCCTTATCTAAAGTAATTTCTGCCTCAATATCTGAGGATGCTTTTAAGGGAATTCCACCTAGTTATAAAGGTCACATTACAAGGAGTATGCTGCACTCTAACTCCAAAAATATTCTACTTGAATCCAGGAACTTATACAATATCTGACGATAACTCATCCATTATTTTCATAAGTTCTTACGGCCTTACAGCAGTATTTCAAAACTGGACCATTGTAGGCCAAGGTTCTATTTCTACGCCCGATGAACCTACTACACAAGTAACAATAACTGGGCCCACAGTTTTAACTATAATATATAAGGCATATACTCAAACATATCAAGTGACAATAAAACCAAAAGGAATCCCTCTAGGTTACGTAGGTATATCTTGTAATAATGCCCTTATAACTCCATGCAACCACTCTATTCCCGTGATAATAGATGATAAAGAGTACATAATTGGTTGTTCTGGAATAACGTTGAATTTGACTTACGGTTATCATATAGTTGAATTTCCTGCGTATTACAATGTTACTTTCTGTTATACTGGAGGATACATTACCGAGATGAAAGGTGGACAAATAAATTGTTATAAATTGAAAGGACTAGAAAGTAGTACTCCGAGCATAAAAGTTATATGCAAGTACGAAATATTCGTTAATGGTAGTGGAATAGTATACGGCTGCTTTAATAAATCCTACACTTACTATCTAGTATGCACTAAAAATGATTTCTACTTCCCAAGTAATGTTAAACTTATAAGCAATAGTACTCCGGTTTGTGGAGATATAGCAGCCCAATTATACTGCGTTAACGTTTCAACTACCGGACATAATATAGTATTGGGTCCTACAAAGAATTTTGTCCCTGAAAAGCTTTATTTTAAAGCGGGAACAAAGTTACATAGAGAAACGTTTTACATTTATTGTATACAAGGTAAATTTAAGCTTCTAGTTTGTGGTGTGTGTAGATGTTATAAAGCACTACAGAGCTATAATCACCACGCAAGTTATACGTCTTCTAGTGTATCCTGTACCTATTGTCCTAGCTGTATTATAGTGTGCTCTCCAATTAAATTAATAATATTTGAGGAGTGGTGTTATGGAGCAAGATGTTAGGAGGTGGGAAAATGATGTATAATAAAAAAGTTGTAAATAAAGGTTTATCAAATGCAATATCTGTTATGTTCATATTAATTATACTCATTTCACTTGCAGTTCCGTTCTTTATTTTACTTAGTAACATTCAACAAGCCAATACGGAAGAGAAACCAGTAATTCAAAATTATGCTTACTTAAGAAATCTTCAAGTTAATCAAGTTAGATCTGGACATCCATCATTTTACTATAATGGGAGTTACATTTATGTAGAATATTCTAACGGAACGTTTGTACCACCTTCCAATGTAACGATAGTTGATATATTATACTTAGGTAGTAATGGAATTTGGTATAACATTACTTCATTAAAATATCCTATAATACTTAGTAAGGATGAGGCTATTCAGATTCCTCCATGCGCATCTGGAAGACCTATTATTATAATTACTAGCGTTGGAAACATATTCTTCCTCAACTCAGGATGCATAATAGGACCTTATTCCTCCGTTAGTAAGAAAGCAGGGGTGGAAATATTAACTCAAATATACGAATCTTCTGGAGCTATCTCCGTTTCCACAAATGTTACTACAAATATTTATGGAAAATTTGAGAACTTTACTACTCCAGTTGCTTTTCCGAATCAGACTGGGACTTTTGAAGCTAAAGTACCTAAGTATGTATATTATCAGAATTCTAAAGGACAAATTATTACAGGAGTATTTCATAATTGGATAATCTTAGGAAAAGGAAGCGTAAATTCTACTTCCACTCAAGGA from Acidianus ambivalens harbors:
- a CDS encoding transcriptional regulator, whose translation is MSDDLKKLMDILSDPALNNSVRLGILLALYGLESINFSQLLKILNITKSSLYTHLQVLEEGGYIRMIKKFTAVGPRTFIEITEKGKEVMKQYSMLVNKMSEKK
- a CDS encoding antitoxin VapB family protein produces the protein MPKVITISDDVYEKLSKLKGSKSFSQVINELIEYYNNSRKGRVEALDLIFGILSEEEAKELEKDVEEFRKSFKVREYGST
- a CDS encoding xanthine dehydrogenase family protein molybdopterin-binding subunit, with product MRRLDLEDVIKGKGNYVDDIPFSGYYGVFVRSQYPHAILRKVDVEGARRKGALVLTAEDLLSLPNLKGKEEQEGSSSISSLLAFKKVRYVGEPIALVIAKDPYEATDLAEEVSVDYEPLPPVSNVDEALKNDVLVFDEVGTNEVYKKTFEYGEMPKDDEELEVSLYWSRSSGNPIETFGVISIPQGDEVTIISNVQAPQFQSNEISKYFKVKVVPTRHGGSFGSKFSVTRYAIVLGLASLKFNIPIKWIETRSEHLMASNSSGPERKFRIKAYFKRDGTVTGLDFKIWEDIGASLYNGQAFKPTGILAGPYKVKNIRYDVSLVATNKNPPGAFRGAGTPPHTWALERVMDFIADELKMERHEVRRKNLIDSFPYDAPYAHYDSGNPRNLLDLALSRKDLWSLREKGYGVGLACSTDPSTPSGQEGVKLSIKKGKVILGIGYGPEGQGNEHVGKLLVSRLLGIPPEAVEVELLSSNESPSSFGPGGSRMAVFLAGAIKGAVEELVSKLKRKYNAEYKDGFLIRGEEKIPITSLQEEVSYVYSQQGKTRFIAYPFACDVAVVKVDEETGLIKPVKLVVYLDPGTPLDEEVVKEQVIGGSAIGVSVALYESYVYENGQLLTLSLSDYGLPTADQMPEFEVNLVPTPSPYTPFGEKGIGEIPVGVAAAAVTSAVEDAIKRKITKVPIREEYRERYLFKINYFSH